CGGCGGAGACGCGAATGCCTATGCCTCAGCGCTGGTCTTAATTATCATGTTACTCGCCATCAACGGTACCGCCTCCTGGCTGGCAACATACGGGCTCCACCGAAAGGTCGTGACAGTATGATGCCGGTCGAACCCATTACAGGGTCGCGCCCCCGACATCCGCTCGAAGATCGACCTGCTTGCTGTGAGCCTCAACCCTTCGTTGCAATAGATCGGCTCAGCTTGCACTACGGCAACAAGCCGGTGTTTGAGGACGTGACGTTGGCGATCAACAAGGGATGCATCACGGCTCTCGTGGGACCGTCAGGATGCGGGAAGACTAGCTTCCTCACATGTTTGAACCGCCTGACCGATCTGATCGCCGGGTGTCGTGTAGCGGGACGTATCACCATTGATACCTTCGATGTGTTGGCATCGGAGACCGATGTCATCCGACTTCGTCGTCGCGTCGGCATGATCTTCCAGAAACCAAATCCCTTTCCCTTATCGATTCGGAAAAACCTCGAATTCTCTTTGCGCGAGCATGGGCTACGGAATCGAGAGCAGATGGCGCGGACGATTGAGAGCACGCTCCACGATGTCGGATTATGGGACGAAGTCAAGGATCGCCTGGACTCGCCGGCCTTGGCCTTGTCCGGCGGCCAACAACA
The Nitrospira sp. DNA segment above includes these coding regions:
- a CDS encoding phosphate ABC transporter ATP-binding protein, with translation MPVEPITGSRPRHPLEDRPACCEPQPFVAIDRLSLHYGNKPVFEDVTLAINKGCITALVGPSGCGKTSFLTCLNRLTDLIAGCRVAGRITIDTFDVLASETDVIRLRRRVGMIFQKPNPFPLSIRKNLEFSLREHGLRNREQMARTIESTLHDVGLWDEVKDRLDSPALALSGGQQQRLCIARALALSPEVLLMDEPCSALDPLSSGVVEDLIVSLRGRYTILIVTHNLAQARRIADYAALFWVQNGTGRLIETGTAKQIFEEPRDPLTAAYVSGMRG